Within Wyeomyia smithii strain HCP4-BCI-WySm-NY-G18 chromosome 2, ASM2978416v1, whole genome shotgun sequence, the genomic segment CTTCCTTGGCCAGTTCGGCGTCACGTTCTTCAATAATCTTCTGCAAATTGCGCCAGGTGTCCTCGAGGGCTTCCATCGTAAACCAGGTGTACGGATTTGGTCCAACGTTGAAACTCTTGATCTTCCGGTCCAAATCGGCCAACGCTTGGAAGTCGAACTGGGCAGACGACAGCGAAGCTTGGAACTGGGCATGCGCCGCTCGAAGCGCCGTAATCTCCTCGATCGAATTGCAACGGACCGGATCAGTCAGATCCTCTTCAGCGTTCTCGAACCAGGAGTTGAAAGCGGAAGCCTTCTTGGCAAACGTCAAATACAGGTCCTCGATTTGACGGAACTGCTCTTGCATGGCCAGTAGTCGGTACTTGCGGGCTTCCGAGTCGGCACGCAGCTTCTGCCAACGAGTTAGCACGTCCTCATGACGTTTCAAAATAGCAGCCGATTGGGCGTGATTAGCGTTGATTAGTTGATCCTTCAAAGCTGTGATGTTATGAATACCTTCCTGTTCAAATGCAGAGAGACCTATTCAAAGgaaaagaaatgttttttttttacaaatatagcataaaaatttatttgtcaCACATACCCGCATCAAATGTCTCCTGTTTGGTCAGCAAGGTCTGCACAGTGGATAAATCACGTCCGAACTCCTCCGACTTGACGTGATTCTCCTTGTCGGCAATCCAACTCTCAACGACATCGGCCTTCCACATGAACTGCAAGTAAGCAAAGTTATCCAACAGGGCGTTTTTGCGGCGTGTTGCCAAAGCCTGCAGATTCTCCAACTTCTTATCCAGCTGGGCACAGCGCTGCGAAATACTCTCCCCATGGTGGTTGTTGTTGGTAACCAGAGTTTGTCCATTATCGCGAATGTCCGAGCAACGATCGCGATGTGCAGCAAAATCGGTTTCGAAAGCATCATGCTTCTTAAGCAAACCTTGAACAGCGGCCATAGAGTCACCATAGTCTTCAACCGACAACAGTTGTTGCTTCTCGGTAATCCAAGCCTCCTCTTCTTCCACCTTAGCCAAGAACTGTTGATAGATCAGTGACTCATCCAGCTTCTGACCACGGGTAGCAGCCAATCCCTTCAACTCTGCCCAAGCCTGATTCAAAGCCTTCAATCGCTGTTCAATCTCCGGCACACCGAGATTAGACACATCCATCAGCTTCTCGCCGGCTTCCTGAACGGCCTGAATAGCCGGCTCGTGCGAAGCCAACTCCGCCTCCAAACGCTTGTGCTTCTTCTTCAGGTTCTGAACACCCGTTAAATCACGACCATAATCATCGGAACCTACCAGCAGTTTCTTTTCCTTGATCCAAGACTCTTCGTCAGCAATGTCACGGAAGAATTGATGCAAAGTGTTGGCCTCATTCAAACGAGCTTGACGATGGGCGGCTAAATTACAGATACGTTCATAACGCTCGTTGATGGACTGTCGTTTCTCCTGAATACCGGCACTGTCGAACTGTCCGCTCTCGACCAACGAATCAGCCTGTGCATTCATATCCTTGATACGATCTTCATGAGCATGGATATCCGCCTCAACCAGCTGATGTTTCTTCATTAGATTTTGAACGGAAGCCAAATCCTTGCCAGCATCCTCTGAAGTCAACAAGCTCTCAACCTCACCCAGCCAAAAGTCCAAATCCTTAACAGCCGCAATATATGTACGCTGCTTGTTGGCTTCCTTCAGCTTCAGGGACTTTTCAGTCGTTTTTTGGGTTAGATATTCCCACTGATCAGCGATCTGAGTCAAACGCTTCTGTACAGCATCCTCGGAACCACTGCACTGATTTTTGTCGATCAAATTACTTCCCATAGCCAGCACGCTTGAAATACGATCAGCATTGGCGGCCAGCTCGGCTTCGAAAGCCTGGTGCTTCTGATGCTTCGATTGAATGTTGGCCGGATCTTTATAGCTTTCCTCGGTGGCCAGCTGCAGCTTCTCGGCGATCCAATTTTCGATTTCATCCGCATCTCGCGAGAACTGTTGTAGTGTCTGCTCGTCGCCAAGCCGCGAGCGCTTTTCGATCAAATCCTCCTTCAAGTGACGCCAGCGATCTAGCACTTCCGAGCGCTTATCATCGATCAACTTACCAGCATAGTGCTCCTGTGCAATCAATTGATCAGCTAGTACCTGCAGAGCAGCAATCTTCTCCTCATGCCCGTTGATAGCTTTGTCGAAATCTTCGTGCTTTTTAATCAATGCCTCCACATTGTCTCCCTTGGAGTCGACCTCCTCAGCATTCAGGAACGCCTCACGAGCGCTCATCCAGTTCTCCGCCTGTTCGCAGTCACGCAGATACAGCTGCAAATCTAGATTCTGGTCCAGCTGCAGCCGACGGGCAGTCCAGGCTCGTTCCAGTTCCTCGCGGGCCTTGGCcagattttcgatcttttcctGAATTTCCGGTGATGCATAATGGTTTGCCTGCAGCAACTCGGTTCCGAACTGTTCGAAGGCGGCAAATGTTCCGGCACGGGCATCGACCTCGGTGCGGTGTTCCTGTGTTGGTTTTTAACAACCACGGCGTACGTAAAAGTAAACATAAAAGCAAGGACggtaacgaaacaaaaaaagcgatattaatctGCTGGCTGGAATCGTTGGGCTTATAGAACAGAATGGAACGAAGGTTAACTTTATCTTTCCCATGGTAGTGTTGAAAATGCAGAACAATACTAGGGTGGTTATTAAAAGTTACGAATCATCAGCGCTACCATGGCAAAGATAGTAGTAAGACTACGTACTGTTCGGCTGAACCGAACCCCGTTAGGAACGAATGTGATTTAAAGTTATGTACGTGGTTTTATGGCAGAAGACAATGGAAACTGTAaacaaatacacacacacaaaatcaAAGAAGCATGGAATAAGCGACGACGTTAGAGAAACAATGACAATAGATAAAACAAGTACGAGTTAAGCTGATCGTCAGTCGATGTAAAAATGGTAATAATATTGGGTTAAAAGTGGAGTGTTTTTTCCCTGGGTGTACGAATGCCTAATCCTCGCCCAAACCTTCTTTCAGAGTATGAACCTATTTTAAATTTCACAGTAAAATGATATCATCATGAAGTTAGCAAGTACAAAACGTGAGGTTTACACGAACGTTTATACTGGTATACTTTTTAGGCTCGTTCAAGACCTATTCTTCAGTTTTAGTGAAACGTTGTGAGTTGGGTAATATTTAAGCAACTCTGCATACTTgattttacaataaaaaaactcacaaagtttcattgacaTCTGGCAGGTTGTTGGTGAATTAGTGTAAAACGCCTCTTTTCGAAACTGATAAATATCTAAACTGCATGGTCAACAACGAAACAGAGACTAACTTCTGTCAGTtttaaacaatatttcaacgctcactttattttcaatgaaAACTGATTTGAAATAAAACATTATTAAAACATTATAACAACTAAATTGAAACAATTACATAGTTCTATCTTAATTCAGAGAAAGAAAAATcgcattttgacgtagaactacgtttttctttagcctaccacatagggatgtaaataggaaaactattaccgaaaagggaacgaaatatgtccctttttaaatgcttataaatcggtttatAAATCGGTATAGCAATTGTttagaaaattatacacgcatccaccaaaatgtagaaaattgttgattgattatgcaaactattgtactattggtaattgtcaagccttgtttaaacaaaaattacgtcctctgattggtcgttatatgattgcttcccaagcacggtcgacagaatctataccttgcaattggaaacatgctatttcgcctatataagagcctgtttcagccgaagccgctcataatagttctagacagcgacaacagcagtcgtcctcccgcagcagcagcactagccctctggttggtcaccacgtctcaggagcagcacggttcttctcagcgtgcctcgccagactgcctttattcccccgtgttagggcagcatgaagatcgtcatcaccaaatccaattttgaacagcaaaatgccttttttcaaggcaaataaacaagtcattgaaagttaataatttttgacaacgtaagcaagcattctgtgcggactctaacagttacatctgtcgcggctgtctaatttacagaaggtgaaatagcttccacagtgcatgttgtccgtgtatcttaactcccccactgttggggcacaaaggttccgatcagcaaccgattttgaacagcaaaatgccttttttcaaggcaaataaacaagtatttgaagggtgaaaatttcctagcatcaacacaagcaaacattcttcgcaaGCAAACACAagcaacacaagcaaacattcttccctagcaatcaaattctgttgtagtttatttagttaatacccccactgttgggacagcacaaaggctgcgatcaacataaccgattttgaataacaaactgccctgttagaacgcattcacaaaggcagttaattcgaatatgcagagctaatatgaagtcgattcattcaatcagcattaacagaatttcgtcgtctcccagctgccaagttgcaacatgatgcaacccgcaacaacgagcaaacgaaatcgcttgatgttacaaaccgcaataaaatacgggttaaaactgttgcgtgtgtaagagcaccatcggtgtttattcgctggaaacaaatatcgaatgcgaattgtggaataattcgcctaaagaatatcagagaattaaacaactgaacagaagggcgtggcctattacgtagcacccttcggctataaaagagtgtttttgggaaaactagctacattcattagtcggaaggtgagctggatggaccgtccacaacgttgacagcagtagaagcagatacagcactcagaagtaacagcgggttgcgcctgtggctgccttcaaattaaataaatcacttgcgctgtggttggtcaccacgtctcaggagcagcgcgtttcttctcagcgtgcctcgccagactgccattactcccccactgttggggcagcataaagattgccatcagctaatccaattttgaacagcaaaatgccttttgcaaggcaaataaacaagtcattgaaagttaataatttttgacaactcaagggagcaatctgtgctggatagtagcaatttaaatctgtagcagccgtctaatttacagaatgtgaaacagcttttacagctcatgttttcagtgtctttattaccccactgttgaggcagcacaaagcaagcattagtagactttgactcattaatgaaacacctacaacaatgcatttgttaatagtgtgcgtagttctacgtcagttatgcggtcgtgtcttggatacaacctcctactttttttcccGTTACCATGTTATGCATTTCaaagcagaaaaaatataagcttCACTACATTGACGAGAATCATTGGACAAGTTTTAATCACACACAACATGGCGAAGACATGACACAGTGTAAATGAGAAAGTGTAGTGTCAGTAAATTACGAACGAGTAAAGTTTCGCTTCCGCTCGGTTAGCACACTAGAACAAAgattttaaaaaatacaaaaattaaaacaaaaaaggcatttagaaaaaaaatttagccaGCCAATCATCAATCGTAAAAAAACGTAACTGAACCTGAAACAGATCGTTCAATTTTGCAACTTAAAACATTATAAACGAGTTTTTTTACTTGCGCCAATTGTGAAAGacgaaaattaaaatgaaacaaatgatATATCGGATTAGAAAATAAAGGCTTCGAAGCGTTTTCAGTGTTAATTACAACAAAGTATtaagataaaaaaatagtttggaTTGAAAGCGCTTAGCTTTAATCTTTACTCGAACTCTATACCTGTGGGATACCGTAACGAAAATCAATTTCAGCACGATGGTTCTAAAGGGAAATCAAAAAGGGATAATTTAGAATGTTGGTtcgaatttgtttattttctaaattttaaggagaaaagacaaaaaacagAAGTTATCCACTAATGTCTAGCAGACACATAAACAGTCTGTGAAACAAAGTATTGTGTTCTGTTTCTGTGTGAATCTGGACAAAACAGAAAACTTATGAAGTGCACAGTACAATGGTATGGAAACACTGACAAGAGAAAAATTTCTGTAAGACATCTTTACGAATGAAACAAATGGAAACAGTAGAAAGAAACGATCAACAATCAACTCACCTGATGTCTCTCAATCAACGCCTCCGCCCCGGTGACATCGTTGGCCAACTCCTCGGACGTGACCAGACCCATCATCGAGCTGATCCAAGCCATCAGGTCGCGATAATCGCTGGAGAAACGCTGCAGATCATACGAATCCAACAACTTTTCCTTGCGCTGCTGAGCCTTCGCCACCACCTGCTGCCACTCCTCATTGATTTCTTTCTGCTTGGCGTAGGTTTGTTCGGCCGTATCCGGATGCGACTGCATCAAGCGATTAGCGGTTTCGTCCAGCTGGCGAATTTTATCACGCAGTGCAGCCAAGTCGCGCTCCAATCCCTCATGTTTGCGTTGAAGAGTCTGCACACCGCGCAGATCCTTACCCAAGTCATCGTTGGTTAGAGCATTGTCCTTTTCGGCGATCCAGTCCTTGGTTTCATCGACATCCCGATGGAAACGTTGAACTTCATGAGCAGAGCCCAACTGGCTGGCCCGTTCCTGAGTGATAGTCTGCAGAGTTGCCCATTCTTCGTTCAGGGTTTGAATTTGCGTTTTGATTTTCAGCGCAGCTTCAGTTTGACCGAGAGAGGTTAACTGAACGGCAATCTCGTTCAACTTGGCCAAGCGCACCTCATTGGCTTTCAGATCATCGTTGAAGTCATCGAACTTCTTCTGCATGACCTCGACCTCTTCCAAATCTTCACCGACATCCTTGATCTGGGCGTGACTTTCCTTGTCCTTGATCCAAGCGGACAAATCAGCCGCCTCACGAACCAAAACGTACGCTTTAACGGTTtcattcagcttgttttgacgCTCACGAGCCAATGCCAGCAGGTTATCATACTGGCTATTGATCTGCGATTGCCTTTTAGCAATCGAGTGACCGTCGACCAAATTTTGCTGACTGGCAGACAGTCCAGGATCAATCTTCTTGATGTACGCAGCCGGAACAAAGCCCTGTCGATCGTTTACCTCTACCTTCCACCAATCCTTATTGTTCGAGTTCAACAAGGTGAGAACATCGCCCTTCTTCATGGAAACCTCCCGAGGAGATTTCTCAGAATAATCGTACAGGGCTATGACGCACTCCTTTCCGGTAATGTCCACCACTGGTGTCTCCTGTTGGCGGCAGTTTTTAGCCTGCTCCTGTAGAGCCTGAATTGTGTTACCAAAAGCTTCCAAATCCGAAACCAGCGCTTCGTGTTTCTTCAACAAAGCTTCCGATGAATCTTCGTCCTTACCATAGTCCTGATTCGAAACAATCGGCTCTTTCTCACGCATCCACGATTCGGCTTCGTTAGCGTCGGCAAAATATTGATGGGCTTGTAAGGAATCCTCCAAATCCTGCTTACGCTGATTCGATTTTTCCTTTAATGAATTCCATTGATCTTTCAGCGCATCCAGACGCATTTTAATGTCATCAGTACTGAACGGTAGTTCAGTCAGCATCTGTTCGCCATTTCCAATCACCGCGACAACACGATTCTCGTGATTGTTGATCTCGGCAAGTACGGCCTGGTGTTTCTTGATCAGATTTTGGACACCAATCAAATCACGACCACGGTTAGTCGACGCTGCAACCGGTTCTTTCTCTCTGATCCAGGCGGCTTCGTCTTCCAAATCACGGAAAAGCTGCTGTACCTGCAACGAATCCAGCAGACGCTGTTTGCGCTCAGACATCGGAGAAGCCAATGCTCCGTACCGTTTCGACAGTGCTGATTCTTTGTTGCGAATGTTGTCCGCATCAAAATGACCACTTTCGACGAATTTGTTGGCGGCAACCTTGATCCCCTCGATACGATCCTGATGGGCCATCACGTCAGCCTCCAACAGGGCGTGCTTCTTCTGGAGGTTTTGCACACTCGTTAAATCTTTTCCATAATCTTCAGACATTAGCTGACCTTCAACTTCACTGAGCCACAGCTCAATATCTTCTACGGTACGATTAAACTGCTGTTGCTGCGatgcttcctgcaacttgcaaCCCTTCTTGTCCGAGGCTTGAACCAATGACTCCCATAAAGTTACGATTTCCTGCATACGCGAGTTGATTTGGTCTGCCGCGTAATGTTGCTTCTCGACAAGATTTTGACCGTTAGTCGTGATGTCTTCAATGCGACTCTTATTGGCAGTAAGCTCGTGCTCGAAGTTGGTGTGTTTCTGAACCTTTCCGTTCAGATTAGTCGGATCCAGATAGCTATCATCGGTGGCAAACTTGAGTTTCTCACTGATCCAGCCTTTGGTTTCGTCGCAATCACGCTCGAACTGCTGCAGTGCACTTGAATCCTCCAGTAATTGGCGGCGAATAGAGGATTTCTCCAGCAGAGCTGAGCGGCGAGCAAGGAGCATCGAACGACGCTGAGCAACATCATCGGCTGCGTAGTGCTGGCCGTCAATCAATTTAGTCGCGAAGACATCCAACGCCTTGATTTTCTCCTCCTGGGCAGCCAGACTCTTCTCGAAGTCTTCGTGTTTTTTGATCAGCGCTTCAACCGAATCCAGTGAGTCTCCCAAGTCTTCGTTGGCCAGGAAAGCTTCCTGCTTGGCCATCCAGGTGTCGGCCTGCTCGGTGTCACGGTAAAATAGCTGCAAGTCCATGCATTGCTCGTACAAAATGCGACGATCTTCCCACAGCGACAGCAACGAACTTTTATCGCTTTCCAAAGCCGCTAGTTTTTCTTGAACTTCTGCAGCCGCATAATGCTCACGTTCCAACAGCTGACGTCCTGCTTCGGTTGTTACTTTGAAGCTATCCACACGAGCATCGATTTCACCCTTATGTTCCTGGTGTCGTTCCAATAAAGCTTCCgcgccggctacgtccttaGCCAGTTCATCAGCCGAAATGATAGCTTTCATTCCGATGATCCACGATACCAGATCGCGGTAATCAGCTAAGAAACGATGCAAGAAATACGATTCGTCCAGTTTTTGTTTGCGTTCCTTAGCCTTCGCGGTCAGTGATTGCCAGTAGGCAGCGATTTCCGCTTGCTTCTCACGGATCTGATCACTATGATCGGCATGAATGCTGCACAATCGACCAGCTTCGGCACCCAAGGTTGCAACCTTATCCTCCAAAGCAGCGAGATCGCGCTCAACACCCTCATGTTTACGCTGGAGTGCCTGGACACTAGCCAAGTCGCGACCATAATCATCGGATGACAAAACAACGTCCTTTTCAGCGATCCAAGCGACAGTTTCGTCAGCGTCACGGTTAAAGCGCTGAATCTCATGGGCTCCGAAAAGTTTCTCCTGGCGCAAAATAGCCAACTGCTTCAAGCGCTGCCAAGCCTCATTCAGCTCCTCCTTCTTGCGAGTGATGGTCTCACGCTCCGGATGACCGTTGGATAACAACTTATCAGCCAACTCGTTCACTTCAGTAACGCGATACTCCTGTGAAGCCATGTCCTTTTGGAACTCGTCGAACTTTCTCTGCAACACTTCGACATGCTCCAGATCCTGACCGAACTCATCGGCCGTAACGAATGCCTCTTTGTCCTTGATCCAGAACATTACCTCTTCACAGTGGCGCAAAAACTGCACCAACACCAACGCCTGCTGTAGCTTCATGCCCTTTTCGGCAAGCCGCGATAGCAGCAGTTCCCAAAGGCGATGCAACTCGTCCAGCCGACGCTGGATGATGTCCGATGCGAAGTGCTGTTGGTTGATCATCTCTTGGCCGGTATTGTCCAGCATCACAATCGCGTTGCTGTGAGCCGACACTTCAGCCTCGAAAGCCTGATGCTTTTGGATCTTGGCCTGCAGATTTGTCGGATCGCGGTAGCTCTCCTCGGAAGCGGCCTGTAGTTTCTCGTGGATCCAGCTTTCCAGCTCGTCCGAATCGCGCTTAAAGTATTGGAAACGACGCGAGTCCTCCAACTTCTCGCGCTTATGGCGCGTTTCCACTTTAAACTCATTGTAGCGGTTGAGCACCTGCTCACGCCGCTCCTGGATATCCTCGGCACTCTCGAGGATCTTTACCTCCTTCGGGGTAAATTGTTCCATTGTAATGCTGTTAGTAGATATCGACAGTCGATGGTTAACGTTGTATTAATTTTTAGCCTGCGAAAAGAAAATGAAACTGATAAGGTAACCTGCTGCTTGATAACGAATACCATTTCCGTGGTTAACGGAATTTGTGATTGCGCAACCGTATACATACCTCTCGTTTTTACTAGTTTTCAACTTTATCTGCAGCTGGGTTCCCCCCTTTGTCGTCCTCTCCTCCTGTAGTATATACTGTCTTTTCCGAACGGTTTCAATTACGCTTCCCGTGTGCTCGTAGACTCTCCTATATAATCAACCCTGTGGGCGTGCATAGAAACGTTAGCAATGTGTGCGGTATCTTCGATTTGCAAAGTGAGCATGTGTGGCTTTGAATCACTGGTGCGCGGGTAGGCCAAATTGAAACTCGATAGTatttatatatctatatattttctttttttttcctttgagtCACTTCGAATTATGTGTTTGCTGCTTGCTGTTCGCCTCAATGCACTAGATGTACCGAATGCTTGTtaaaaaagaattcaaaaataGGTTTTCTCAATATCCAAAAAATAAAAGTTCAGTCTACCAATTATGACGTCAGATAAAATCGTCAAATCTGAGgcttgtttaatttaatttcacAAATCTGAACAAAAGCTTTTCGGAAAAACAGAAAGCTGATGGTTTTATCTATATCAAACTTTATTGACAAATATGGTATATATTTTTAATCAGTGGTTTAGGGTTTATATATTTGTttctgttgaatatatttcatttctttttttttttttttttcaatatatcagCATCTGAGAACTTATCGTAAACTATTATTACTGCaaaatttcacattcagtagTTAGCTTTTGTCACTACACTATTTGTGTTTTCGGTGTGTTTCATCAACTCTATAGTTGTATCATGTGTTCAATAAAAACGACTTTATTTTCATCTATGCATCACGATTTCGTCTAGTTTCTAGGTTTTGGATTTCATTCTACATtctagtttttttctttttcctagGAGGCAAACCGGATTCCGTTCACAACTATCAAATCTCACTAAGGTCTCTGCTGCCACTTCAGATTAAGTTTCATCTGTAAACGCTAcggtttttcttttttctaacgCGTCCGCGTGCTGTATTGGCTGgcttatctttttttttattgattaacTGTATGTGTAGTTTGACTCTAGTCTATTTTTGATTCCTTGTATGTACTTCACTATACATAGTTCAAAAATGGTAGGGTTTAAGTTTAGTTTTAAGTAAATTCCATTATGATTCTCTATAGAACTGATTGCCACAAACAAAATGATTGTGGCAGCTAATTGAATCATACAAGAGTTAATGAATCATTCAAGAGTCCAAACCCATACATAAAACGTTTCATGAGATGcgagtgaaatttaaaaatgagACCTAGTCCTACGTCAGAAACGATAATCCGGTCAATCGGAATTCGAgcgcaaaaaattaaattatcattttaacaattttaaaattattccaGTTTGTTCAACTGGTCTTAAACATCTGAATAAGTGCAACAGTCACCCCAACCCTCTCTTTCTGTACTACGCATTGCTTTGCTGCAGCTACGAAGAGGCGAAAATACGCCGGCGCCGTGTCGAAACTTCGACCTCGTTCTATCACTCAAAGATATCGAACCGATAACTTGATAAACTATTAGGCATCCGGAAACTATATTACAGCCGCAAAACTGAGCGTAGATTTATACAACTAAACAAACCAATGGCAtcatcatatatatatatttttacacgCATTCGAATATGTACAAACATCAACTAATTTTCGAAACTACCTCGGCTAACTAATGGACCTTTTGTTTTATAGCTAAAAACTCACGACGAGTAGTAGTTCGACATACAACAACACaacgaacaaaataaaaattattttcaacatacaAAATCATACTTTTCCCCTTCCTCCTTACTTCTCGGTTTATCTCTAAAACTACAACAAAACCAACGTCTCTGTGCTTAGGTCGAGCTCTTCCGCTCCGGACAACGGGTCTGTACGATGCGACCCTTCCGCGGCACCATATTACCGTCCTCATCTTCCTCGAAACTGCTACCAGCGGACTTGGTGCTCAACTCTTCCCCTGCCTGGCCATGATGAGCCGTATGTAGCACTATACCCGGATGGTTTTCCGATTGGGCATGAATCTCGTGTATTTCACCCGGAGTCAAGCTGGCAAGCGCTGCCAATAGATCGTGATTTACCAAAGGTTCATTTTCTTCGGCCGGTTCCCAGCCGGCCGGTGGGGAAGCGGGCGGTGAAATGAGAAACTGCCTGAACGGTTTGGGTGGCTTCAGGTTGGGATTTGAAACCGGCGTCACCGGTTGAGCCAAATAGCAGCTTATGATTGATTTCCCGAATGGATACTGATGCAGTTGAATGCGAGCGTTCGCGGCGGCAATCGCTGAGTCATAGTTGACCCGCAGCCGACGGAAACTTTTCAGCCACTGAAACGTCGCGGTGTCGGAGAAAGTCTTGAACAGTTCTTCCATACGGGCTTTTAGCTCTTCACTGGCAAACACCTCCGAGTGGATGTTGGTGACGATAATTGA encodes:
- the LOC129723787 gene encoding spectrin alpha chain isoform X2, which codes for MEQFTPKEVKILESAEDIQERREQVLNRYNEFKVETRHKREKLEDSRRFQYFKRDSDELESWIHEKLQAASEESYRDPTNLQAKIQKHQAFEAEVSAHSNAIVMLDNTGQEMINQQHFASDIIQRRLDELHRLWELLLSRLAEKGMKLQQALVLVQFLRHCEEVMFWIKDKEAFVTADEFGQDLEHVEVLQRKFDEFQKDMASQEYRVTEVNELADKLLSNGHPERETITRKKEELNEAWQRLKQLAILRQEKLFGAHEIQRFNRDADETVAWIAEKDVVLSSDDYGRDLASVQALQRKHEGVERDLAALEDKVATLGAEAGRLCSIHADHSDQIREKQAEIAAYWQSLTAKAKERKQKLDESYFLHRFLADYRDLVSWIIGMKAIISADELAKDVAGAEALLERHQEHKGEIDARVDSFKVTTEAGRQLLEREHYAAAEVQEKLAALESDKSSLLSLWEDRRILYEQCMDLQLFYRDTEQADTWMAKQEAFLANEDLGDSLDSVEALIKKHEDFEKSLAAQEEKIKALDVFATKLIDGQHYAADDVAQRRSMLLARRSALLEKSSIRRQLLEDSSALQQFERDCDETKGWISEKLKFATDDSYLDPTNLNGKVQKHTNFEHELTANKSRIEDITTNGQNLVEKQHYAADQINSRMQEIVTLWESLVQASDKKGCKLQEASQQQQFNRTVEDIELWLSEVEGQLMSEDYGKDLTSVQNLQKKHALLEADVMAHQDRIEGIKVAANKFVESGHFDADNIRNKESALSKRYGALASPMSERKQRLLDSLQVQQLFRDLEDEAAWIREKEPVAASTNRGRDLIGVQNLIKKHQAVLAEINNHENRVVAVIGNGEQMLTELPFSTDDIKMRLDALKDQWNSLKEKSNQRKQDLEDSLQAHQYFADANEAESWMREKEPIVSNQDYGKDEDSSEALLKKHEALVSDLEAFGNTIQALQEQAKNCRQQETPVVDITGKECVIALYDYSEKSPREVSMKKGDVLTLLNSNNKDWWKVEVNDRQGFVPAAYIKKIDPGLSASQQNLVDGHSIAKRQSQINSQYDNLLALARERQNKLNETVKAYVLVREAADLSAWIKDKESHAQIKDVGEDLEEVEVMQKKFDDFNDDLKANEVRLAKLNEIAVQLTSLGQTEAALKIKTQIQTLNEEWATLQTITQERASQLGSAHEVQRFHRDVDETKDWIAEKDNALTNDDLGKDLRGVQTLQRKHEGLERDLAALRDKIRQLDETANRLMQSHPDTAEQTYAKQKEINEEWQQVVAKAQQRKEKLLDSYDLQRFSSDYRDLMAWISSMMGLVTSEELANDVTGAEALIERHQNHRAEIDFRYGIPQEHRTEVDARAGTFAAFEQFGTELLQANHYASPEIQEKIENLAKAREELERAWTARRLQLDQNLDLQLYLRDCEQAENWMSAREAFLNAEEVDSKGDNVEALIKKHEDFDKAINGHEEKIAALQVLADQLIAQEHYAGKLIDDKRSEVLDRWRHLKEDLIEKRSRLGDEQTLQQFSRDADEIENWIAEKLQLATEESYKDPANIQSKHQKHQAFEAELAANADRISSVLAMGSNLIDKNQCSGSEDAVQKRLTQIADQWEYLTQKTTEKSLKLKEANKQRTYIAAVKDLDFWLGEVESLLTSEDAGKDLASVQNLMKKHQLVEADIHAHEDRIKDMNAQADSLVESGQFDSAGIQEKRQSINERYERICNLAAHRQARLNEANTLHQFFRDIADEESWIKEKKLLVGSDDYGRDLTGVQNLKKKHKRLEAELASHEPAIQAVQEAGEKLMDVSNLGVPEIEQRLKALNQAWAELKGLAATRGQKLDESLIYQQFLAKVEEEEAWITEKQQLLSVEDYGDSMAAVQGLLKKHDAFETDFAAHRDRCSDIRDNGQTLVTNNNHHGESISQRCAQLDKKLENLQALATRRKNALLDNFAYLQFMWKADVVESWIADKENHVKSEEFGRDLSTVQTLLTKQETFDAGLSAFEQEGIHNITALKDQLINANHAQSAAILKRHEDVLTRWQKLRADSEARKYRLLAMQEQFRQIEDLYLTFAKKASAFNSWFENAEEDLTDPVRCNSIEEITALRAAHAQFQASLSSAQFDFQALADLDRKIKSFNVGPNPYTWFTMEALEDTWRNLQKIIEERDAELAKEVHRQEENDKLRKEFAKHANLFHQWLTETRTSLMEGSGSLEEQFEALCHKANEIRARRGDLKKIEELGATLEEHLILDNRYTEHSTVGLAQQWDQLDQLAMRMQHNLKQQIQARNQSGVSEDSLKEFSMMFKHFDKDKSGKLNHQEFKSCLRALGYDLPMVEEGQPDPEFEEILNVVDPNRDGQVSLQEYIAFMISKETENVQSYEEIENAFRAITASDRPYVTKDELYSNLTKDMADYCAQRMKPYNDPKTGHPITGALDYVEFTRTLFQN